A stretch of the Sphingosinithalassobacter tenebrarum genome encodes the following:
- the murD gene encoding UDP-N-acetylmuramoyl-L-alanine--D-glutamate ligase: MITSTTWSGKRYAVLGLARSGQATVAALLASGAEVVAWDGSEERRTQILPELARGGGPLAQRVVEGPSRSGGFTADPSTIGSADGPPPRDKLGEELKLADPLETDLTGFAGVVVSPGVPINRHPIAGHAARAGVPLIGDIELFAQARTELPRHKVVGITGTNGKSTTTALIHHILDSAGIPARMGGNIGLPILGQEPLPEGGIYVLELSSYQIDLTQSLDCDVAVLTNITPDHLDRYAGFDAYAASKARLFAMQSPEHGAVIGIGDTTSANIARDLAVSGRSEALTKIAPGVCLDQSRWPSLQGPHNAQNALAAIATCEALGLSREAIDAGLASFPGLPHRMERLGVHKGLLWVNDSKATNPTSTAPALQAFDRIHWILGGQAKTDELDACRPGFPNIVQAYTIGEAAELFETILRPELPVAQVGTLEMAVQAAVTVADPGDTVLLSPACASFDQFRDYEARGDAFRALVEGLS; encoded by the coding sequence ATGATCACGAGCACGACCTGGAGCGGAAAACGCTACGCCGTGCTGGGGCTGGCACGCTCCGGGCAAGCGACGGTGGCTGCGCTGCTGGCAAGCGGGGCGGAAGTTGTCGCGTGGGATGGCAGCGAGGAACGGCGCACCCAAATCCTCCCCGAGCTTGCTCGGGGAGGGGGCCCGCTCGCGCAGCGAGTGGTGGAGGGGCCGTCGCGCAGCGGCGGTTTCACCGCCGACCCCTCCACCATCGGCTCCGCCGATGGTCCTCCTCCCCGAGACAAGCTCGGGGAGGAACTTAAACTCGCCGATCCGCTCGAAACCGATCTCACTGGATTCGCAGGTGTCGTCGTGTCCCCCGGCGTGCCGATCAATCGCCACCCGATCGCCGGGCATGCCGCCAGGGCAGGTGTGCCCTTGATCGGCGATATCGAACTCTTCGCGCAGGCGCGCACCGAACTGCCGCGCCACAAGGTCGTCGGCATCACCGGCACCAACGGCAAGTCGACTACCACCGCGCTGATCCACCATATCCTCGACAGCGCGGGCATTCCCGCGCGGATGGGCGGCAATATCGGGCTGCCGATCCTCGGGCAGGAGCCGCTCCCCGAAGGCGGAATCTATGTCCTCGAACTGTCGAGCTATCAGATCGACCTCACCCAAAGCCTCGATTGCGACGTCGCGGTGCTGACCAACATCACCCCCGATCATCTCGATCGCTATGCCGGGTTTGACGCCTATGCCGCGTCCAAGGCGCGGCTCTTCGCGATGCAGTCGCCGGAGCATGGGGCGGTGATCGGCATCGGCGACACGACATCGGCGAATATCGCGCGCGACCTCGCCGTATCGGGCCGTTCCGAAGCCCTCACCAAAATCGCGCCCGGCGTCTGCCTCGATCAGTCGCGCTGGCCGAGCCTGCAGGGGCCGCACAATGCGCAGAACGCGCTTGCCGCCATCGCGACCTGCGAAGCGCTCGGCCTCTCGCGCGAAGCGATCGATGCGGGGCTGGCGAGCTTCCCGGGCCTGCCGCACCGGATGGAGCGGCTCGGCGTCCACAAGGGGCTGCTCTGGGTCAATGACAGCAAGGCGACCAACCCGACCAGCACTGCCCCCGCGCTGCAGGCATTCGATCGCATCCACTGGATCCTGGGCGGGCAGGCCAAGACCGACGAACTCGATGCCTGCCGTCCGGGTTTTCCCAATATTGTTCAGGCCTATACGATCGGCGAAGCGGCGGAGCTGTTCGAAACGATCCTGCGCCCCGAACTGCCGGTGGCGCAGGTGGGGACGCTCGAAATGGCAGTGCAGGCGGCAGTGACCGTCGCCGATCCGGGCGATACCGTGCTGCTCTCGCCCGCCTGCGCGTCGTTCGATCAGTTTCGTGACTATGAAGCGCGCGGCGATGCGTTTCGCGCGCTGGTGGAGGGGCTTTCGTGA
- a CDS encoding FtsW/RodA/SpoVE family cell cycle protein codes for MAEHTPKGFRSRVSKQMGRTSRSSAGMWFWEIDRVLLLLALLLMAIGLIAVAAASPATAQRYSGGSVTIPPMYYFWRQAAWVAVSVPVMLVISMLPIRFARRCALVGAVIFFALLAATPFVAEEINGAKRWIDLGISELQPSEFLKPLYIVATAWLLSFRAKDPELPVLFITGALTACIAALLMMQPDFGQTLVFVLVWLVLLVLSGVSTAAIGVLMGSAVAGVIAAYLFYDTARIRIDSFLFPDKEKALAEHYQTDMAHATITSGGVTGTGPGGGTVKFRLPEAHTDYIFSVVGEEFGLITCGVIAVLYLAIVARVVMRLIDEEDAFRLLAGAGLAAQFGAQALINMAVNTGLAPSKGMTLPFISYGGSSMIALSVGFGLLLAFTRRNPYLKRSPYTVRGSGS; via the coding sequence ATGGCCGAGCATACTCCCAAGGGCTTTCGCAGCCGCGTGTCGAAGCAGATGGGGCGCACCAGCCGTTCCTCGGCCGGGATGTGGTTCTGGGAAATCGACCGCGTGCTGCTGCTGCTCGCGCTGCTTTTGATGGCGATCGGGCTGATTGCGGTCGCGGCGGCTTCGCCGGCGACGGCGCAGCGCTATTCGGGCGGATCGGTGACGATCCCGCCCATGTATTATTTCTGGCGACAGGCCGCCTGGGTGGCCGTTTCCGTGCCGGTGATGCTGGTCATCTCGATGCTGCCGATCCGCTTCGCCCGCCGCTGTGCGCTGGTGGGAGCGGTGATCTTCTTCGCCTTGCTCGCCGCGACTCCCTTCGTCGCGGAGGAGATCAACGGCGCCAAGCGCTGGATCGACCTCGGCATATCGGAGCTTCAGCCGTCCGAATTCCTCAAGCCGCTCTATATCGTCGCGACCGCCTGGCTGCTGTCCTTCCGCGCCAAGGACCCCGAATTGCCGGTGTTGTTCATCACCGGCGCGCTGACGGCGTGCATCGCCGCGCTGCTGATGATGCAGCCCGATTTCGGGCAGACGCTCGTCTTCGTCCTCGTGTGGCTGGTGCTGCTGGTACTTTCGGGCGTTTCGACCGCCGCGATCGGCGTGCTGATGGGTAGCGCGGTGGCGGGCGTGATCGCGGCCTATCTCTTCTACGATACCGCGCGCATCCGCATCGACAGCTTTCTGTTCCCCGACAAGGAAAAGGCGCTCGCCGAACATTATCAGACGGACATGGCGCATGCGACGATCACGTCGGGCGGTGTGACCGGCACGGGTCCGGGCGGCGGCACCGTGAAATTCCGCCTTCCCGAAGCGCATACCGATTACATCTTCTCGGTCGTGGGCGAGGAATTCGGGCTGATCACCTGCGGTGTGATCGCGGTGCTCTATCTCGCCATCGTCGCGCGCGTGGTGATGCGCCTGATCGACGAGGAGGACGCCTTTCGGCTGCTCGCCGGCGCCGGCCTTGCCGCGCAATTCGGCGCGCAGGCGCTCATCAACATGGCAGTGAACACCGGCCTGGCGCCGTCCAAGGGCATGACCCTCCCGTTCATCAGCTATGGCGGCTCATCGATGATCGCGCTGTCGGTCGGGTTCGGACTGCTGCTCGCATTCACGCGCCGAAATCCGTATCTGAAGCGCTCACCTTACACCGTGCGCGGGAGCGGTTCATGA
- the murG gene encoding undecaprenyldiphospho-muramoylpentapeptide beta-N-acetylglucosaminyltransferase, with the protein MTKSKNYVLAAGGTGGHMVPAAALAAELIERGHRVALVSDDRGVRFPGLFEDIETHVLPAGRLGGGPLGWIKAARRMMAGRKMALKFFREYRPAAVIGFGGYPAMPSLMAAFRLGIPTVIHEQNAVLGRVNRHVANKVDAIATAYEKVERLQPKWAKKTTLVGNPVREAILALRQRPYPMLEEDGIFRVLVTGGSQGASILSQVVPDGLALLPTHFRRRMQVTHQARPEDIDRVRQKYSEHGIPAEIATYLADMPEQLAWAHVVIARAGASTIAELTAAGRPAILVPYPSAADDHQTANAREMTAAGGARTIDQRQFTPTELAKQIQRLGLDTEGLEAAAARAKSCGRANAARDLANLVESVDAPWESAGLGLANAATEGAAA; encoded by the coding sequence ATGACCAAGTCGAAAAACTACGTCCTCGCCGCAGGCGGCACCGGCGGGCATATGGTGCCCGCGGCGGCGCTGGCGGCCGAACTGATCGAGCGGGGGCATCGCGTCGCGCTGGTCAGCGACGATCGCGGCGTGCGTTTTCCCGGCCTCTTCGAGGATATCGAGACGCATGTCCTGCCCGCCGGGCGGCTGGGCGGCGGCCCGCTCGGCTGGATCAAGGCGGCGCGGCGGATGATGGCCGGGCGCAAAATGGCGCTCAAATTCTTCCGCGAATATCGCCCGGCGGCGGTGATCGGCTTTGGCGGCTATCCCGCGATGCCATCGCTGATGGCGGCGTTCCGCCTGGGTATCCCGACGGTGATTCACGAACAGAATGCCGTGCTCGGCCGCGTCAATCGCCATGTCGCCAACAAGGTCGATGCGATCGCCACCGCCTATGAAAAGGTCGAGCGGCTTCAGCCCAAATGGGCCAAGAAGACCACATTGGTCGGCAATCCGGTGCGCGAAGCCATCCTTGCGCTGCGCCAGCGCCCCTATCCGATGCTGGAGGAGGACGGGATCTTCCGCGTCCTCGTCACCGGCGGCAGCCAGGGCGCCTCGATCCTCAGTCAGGTCGTGCCCGACGGGCTCGCGCTGCTCCCCACCCATTTCCGCCGCCGCATGCAGGTGACGCATCAGGCGCGGCCCGAGGATATCGATCGCGTCCGCCAGAAATATAGCGAGCACGGCATCCCTGCCGAGATCGCCACCTATCTCGCCGACATGCCCGAACAACTCGCCTGGGCGCATGTCGTCATCGCGCGCGCGGGCGCCTCGACCATCGCCGAGCTGACCGCGGCGGGCCGTCCGGCGATCCTCGTCCCCTATCCGAGCGCCGCCGACGATCACCAGACCGCCAATGCGCGCGAAATGACGGCGGCAGGCGGCGCGCGGACGATCGACCAGCGCCAGTTCACGCCGACCGAGCTCGCCAAGCAGATCCAGCGGCTCGGCCTCGACACCGAAGGGCTCGAGGCCGCCGCCGCGCGCGCCAAGAGCTGCGGCCGAGCCAATGCCGCGCGCGATCTCGCCAACCTTGTCGAAAGCGTCGACGCGCCGTGGGAATCGGCCGGTCTTGGCCTCGCCAATGCAGCCACGGAGGGTGCCGCCGCATGA
- the murC gene encoding UDP-N-acetylmuramate--L-alanine ligase, with translation MRGVATDIGKIHFVGIGGIGMSGIAEVMHNLGYQVQGSDIAEGSVVQSLQKRGIPVTIGQKAENLGDAAVVVVSTAIQRGNPEVEAALERRIPVVRRAEMLAELMRLKSTVAVAGTHGKTTTTSMVAALLDVGGVDPTVINGGIINSYGSNARLGASDWMVIEADESDGSFLRLDGTIAVVTNIDPEHLDHYGSFDKVKDAFIEFVENVPFYGAALLCLDHPEVQNIIPRVRDRRIVTYGFAASADIRGVNVAPYPGGNRFDVVVRQRDGETRTLEGVELPMPGRHNVQNALAAVGVALELGIEDATIITGFAKFGGVKRRFTKVGEVELEGGNAIVIDDYGHHPVEIRAVLSAARESAQGRVIAVMQPHRYSRLGNLMDDFSQAFNDADMVLITPVYAAGEEPVEGVSSETLAARVRERGHRSAGIVADQAALAETLAETVRAGDIIVCLGAGDITRWAANLAPAITQARMGADA, from the coding sequence ATGAGGGGTGTCGCGACCGATATCGGAAAGATCCACTTCGTCGGCATTGGCGGCATCGGCATGTCGGGCATTGCCGAAGTGATGCATAATCTCGGCTATCAGGTTCAGGGGTCGGACATTGCCGAGGGCTCTGTCGTCCAGAGCCTGCAGAAACGCGGCATCCCGGTGACGATCGGCCAGAAGGCGGAAAATCTGGGTGACGCCGCCGTGGTGGTGGTGTCGACTGCGATCCAGCGCGGCAATCCCGAAGTCGAAGCCGCGCTCGAACGCCGCATCCCGGTGGTGCGCCGCGCGGAGATGCTCGCCGAGCTGATGCGGCTCAAGTCCACTGTCGCGGTGGCGGGGACGCACGGCAAGACGACGACGACCTCGATGGTCGCCGCGCTGCTCGATGTCGGCGGGGTCGATCCCACCGTCATCAACGGCGGCATCATCAACAGCTATGGTTCGAACGCCCGGCTTGGCGCGTCGGACTGGATGGTGATCGAAGCCGATGAAAGCGACGGCAGTTTCCTGCGGCTGGACGGGACGATCGCGGTCGTCACCAATATCGATCCCGAACATCTCGACCACTATGGCAGCTTCGACAAGGTCAAGGACGCCTTCATCGAATTCGTCGAGAATGTGCCCTTTTACGGCGCGGCCTTGCTCTGTCTCGACCATCCCGAGGTGCAGAACATCATCCCGCGCGTGCGCGATCGCCGGATCGTGACCTATGGCTTCGCCGCCAGCGCCGACATTCGCGGCGTAAACGTTGCGCCCTATCCCGGCGGCAATCGCTTCGACGTGGTGGTGCGCCAGCGCGACGGCGAAACGCGCACGCTGGAGGGCGTCGAACTGCCGATGCCCGGCCGTCACAATGTCCAGAACGCGCTTGCCGCGGTCGGTGTCGCGCTCGAGCTCGGAATCGAGGATGCGACGATCATCACCGGCTTCGCCAAGTTCGGCGGCGTCAAGCGGCGCTTCACCAAGGTCGGCGAGGTCGAACTGGAAGGCGGCAACGCGATCGTCATCGACGATTACGGCCACCACCCGGTCGAAATCCGCGCGGTCCTTTCCGCTGCTCGCGAAAGCGCGCAGGGCAGAGTGATCGCAGTGATGCAGCCGCATCGCTATTCGCGGCTCGGCAATCTGATGGATGACTTCTCCCAGGCGTTCAACGATGCGGACATGGTGCTGATAACGCCGGTCTATGCCGCCGGCGAAGAACCGGTCGAAGGGGTCAGCTCCGAAACGCTTGCCGCCAGGGTGCGCGAGCGCGGCCATCGTTCGGCTGGAATCGTCGCCGATCAGGCGGCGCTTGCCGAAACACTGGCGGAGACGGTGCGGGCGGGCGACATCATCGTCTGCCTGGGGGCGGGGGACATTACGCGCTGGGCCGCCAATCTGGCCCCGGCGATCACGCAAGCACGTATGGGAGCCGACGCATGA
- the murB gene encoding UDP-N-acetylmuramate dehydrogenase yields MDTIAKLPDIAGKVEHHGSLADFIWFRTGGPAEWLVRPDSVDGLSAFLKALPKDVPVLPVGVGSNLIVRDGGVPGVVIRLPKGMAKLQAEPGNRIRVGAAAMGITVASAARDAGIAGLEFLRGIPGTVGGAVRMNAGAYGREVADILVEAMVVERDGTIRTWSKDQLGFTYRHSALPEGAVVIGALFEGTPGDPQAIGAEMDRIAAEREASQPLRSRTGGSTFKNPPGEKAWQLVDAAGCRGLRIGDAQVSEKHTNFLLNLDHATSEDIEALGEEVRARVKAKSGIELEWEIQRVGVSK; encoded by the coding sequence CTGGATACCATTGCCAAGCTCCCCGATATCGCCGGCAAGGTCGAGCATCACGGCAGCCTCGCCGATTTCATCTGGTTCCGCACCGGCGGCCCGGCCGAATGGCTGGTGCGCCCCGACAGTGTCGATGGTCTTTCGGCCTTTCTCAAGGCGCTGCCCAAGGACGTGCCGGTGCTGCCCGTCGGTGTCGGTTCCAATCTGATCGTCCGCGACGGCGGCGTTCCCGGCGTTGTCATCCGCCTGCCCAAGGGCATGGCCAAGCTGCAGGCGGAACCCGGCAACCGCATCCGCGTCGGCGCCGCAGCAATGGGGATCACCGTCGCCAGCGCCGCGCGCGATGCCGGTATCGCGGGGCTCGAATTCCTGCGCGGCATTCCCGGCACGGTCGGCGGTGCGGTGCGGATGAACGCGGGTGCCTATGGCCGCGAAGTCGCCGACATATTGGTCGAGGCGATGGTGGTTGAGCGCGACGGCACGATCCGTACCTGGTCAAAGGACCAGCTCGGTTTCACCTATCGCCACTCGGCGCTGCCCGAAGGCGCGGTGGTGATCGGTGCGCTGTTCGAAGGGACGCCGGGCGATCCGCAGGCGATCGGCGCTGAAATGGACCGCATCGCCGCCGAACGCGAGGCGAGCCAGCCGCTGCGCAGCCGCACCGGCGGCTCGACCTTCAAGAACCCGCCGGGCGAAAAGGCGTGGCAGCTCGTCGATGCCGCCGGATGCCGAGGCCTGCGCATCGGCGACGCGCAGGTTTCGGAAAAGCATACCAATTTCCTGCTCAATCTCGATCACGCGACCAGCGAAGATATCGAGGCGCTGGGCGAGGAAGTCCGCGCTCGGGTGAAGGCGAAATCGGGCATCGAGCTCGAATGGGAGATTCAGCGCGTGGGGGTGAGCAAGTGA
- a CDS encoding D-alanine--D-alanine ligase — protein MADLTPLHIAVLMGGWSAEREVSLMSGKGVADALESLGHRVTRIDMGRDVAAKLTEAKPDVVFNALHGTPGEDGTVQGMLDLMGLRYTHSGLVTSVIAIDKQLTKQALVPHGIPMPGGRIVRTETLYEADPLPRPYVLKPVNEGSSVGVAIVTDESNYGNPISRDAKGPWQEFDELLAEPFIRGRELTTAVLGDKALGVTELKPKAGFYDYEAKYTDGLTEHVCPAEVPDEIAQACMAIAIEAHRLLDCKGASRTDFRWDDNQGVDGLFVLEVNTQPGMTPLSLVPEQAKHIGMSYPQLVQAIVEEAMQEDAKG, from the coding sequence GTGGCTGATCTCACGCCCCTCCACATCGCCGTTCTGATGGGCGGCTGGTCCGCCGAGCGCGAGGTGTCGCTGATGTCGGGCAAGGGCGTCGCCGACGCGCTCGAATCGCTCGGGCATCGGGTGACGCGCATCGACATGGGCCGCGACGTTGCCGCAAAGCTCACCGAAGCCAAGCCGGACGTGGTGTTCAACGCGCTTCACGGTACGCCGGGCGAGGACGGCACGGTGCAGGGCATGCTCGATCTGATGGGCCTGCGCTACACGCATAGCGGCCTCGTCACTTCGGTGATCGCGATCGACAAGCAGCTCACCAAACAGGCGCTCGTTCCGCACGGCATCCCGATGCCCGGCGGCCGCATTGTCAGGACCGAAACGCTCTACGAAGCCGATCCGCTGCCGCGCCCCTATGTGCTGAAACCCGTCAACGAAGGTTCCTCGGTCGGCGTCGCGATCGTCACCGACGAAAGCAATTACGGCAATCCGATCAGCCGCGACGCCAAGGGCCCGTGGCAGGAATTCGACGAACTGCTCGCCGAACCCTTCATCCGCGGACGCGAGCTGACCACGGCGGTTCTCGGGGACAAGGCGCTCGGCGTCACCGAACTCAAGCCCAAGGCCGGTTTCTACGATTACGAGGCCAAATATACCGACGGGCTGACCGAACATGTCTGCCCGGCAGAGGTGCCCGACGAAATCGCGCAGGCCTGTATGGCGATCGCCATCGAGGCGCACCGCCTGCTCGACTGCAAGGGCGCTTCGCGCACCGATTTCCGCTGGGACGACAATCAGGGCGTCGACGGGCTGTTCGTGCTCGAAGTCAACACCCAGCCGGGGATGACGCCGCTCAGCCTGGTTCCCGAACAGGCGAAGCATATCGGCATGAGCTATCCGCAGCTTGTCCAGGCGATCGTCGAGGAAGCGATGCAGGAGGATGCCAAGGGGTGA
- a CDS encoding cell division protein FtsQ/DivIB, with amino-acid sequence MSKRPTTRKSPARRPQTKRPAQKRRAKKKGPGLLERTVAALPISEATLRRILTWAIVLFVGAVALGIGGWFGIPQKAGVAMAEGVGRAGFRVQQIEITGLKRMDRMSVYAQALDQQSRAMPLVDLDAVRERLIAYSWIEDARVSRRLPDTLAIHIVEREPAAVWQHNRQLMLVDPSGELLEPVARERMPDLPLLIGEGANSEEMARRRLMEAAPALKSMVRAWSWIGNRRWDLLFDTGERLQLPEGEAEAASALARFAELDASQRLLGKGYVGFDLRDPTKLVIRRQSGVSRSETLGLAGRDD; translated from the coding sequence GTGAGCAAGCGCCCGACCACGCGCAAATCTCCCGCCCGGCGGCCGCAGACCAAGCGGCCGGCGCAGAAGCGTCGCGCGAAGAAGAAAGGCCCCGGTCTTCTCGAGCGTACGGTGGCCGCGCTGCCGATCAGCGAAGCGACGCTGCGCCGGATCCTGACCTGGGCGATCGTGCTGTTCGTAGGCGCAGTGGCGCTTGGGATCGGCGGCTGGTTCGGCATTCCGCAAAAGGCGGGCGTGGCGATGGCGGAAGGTGTCGGCCGCGCCGGCTTCCGCGTCCAGCAGATCGAGATTACCGGGTTGAAGCGGATGGACCGCATGTCGGTCTATGCCCAGGCGCTCGACCAGCAATCGCGCGCGATGCCGCTGGTCGATCTCGACGCAGTACGCGAACGGCTGATCGCCTATAGCTGGATCGAGGATGCGCGCGTTTCGCGGCGCCTGCCCGATACCCTGGCGATCCATATCGTCGAACGCGAACCGGCGGCGGTGTGGCAGCATAATCGCCAGCTGATGCTGGTCGATCCGTCGGGCGAACTGCTCGAGCCGGTCGCGCGCGAGCGGATGCCCGATCTGCCGCTGCTGATCGGCGAAGGCGCGAACAGCGAGGAAATGGCGCGACGGCGGCTGATGGAGGCCGCGCCCGCGCTCAAATCGATGGTTCGCGCGTGGAGCTGGATCGGCAATCGCCGCTGGGATCTGCTGTTCGACACGGGCGAGCGGTTGCAACTGCCCGAGGGTGAGGCCGAAGCGGCCTCCGCGCTTGCCAGGTTCGCCGAGCTCGATGCTTCGCAGCGGCTGCTCGGCAAGGGGTATGTCGGGTTCGACCTGCGCGATCCGACCAAGCTGGTGATCCGCCGGCAGAGCGGTGTGAGTCGTTCGGAGACACTCGGTCTTGCAGGCAGGGACGACTAG
- the ftsA gene encoding cell division protein FtsA, with protein sequence MAKPVPEGLITALDVGSSKVCALIAQKGDGGELIVLGTGQRESRGVKRGYVADMHATELAIREAVEQAERIAGTNIEDVWVSFSAGGLISDIVKLEVDLGGHRVEQGDIDALLRAGRDAIDPMGRMVLHAQPTRYTLDGLAGVKRPLGLHADRLGVDVHIVATEGSPVRNLDMCVRSAHLEVKSIIAAPVATGLSCLSDEERELGVALVEIGAGVTNVSVFEGGVLAGLASIPMGSADITDDIASAFGTRRAWAERAKCFHGSANTTPRDNHDMIDAVPVNAEEGAEGNRITKAQLIAVIRQRLDRLMQEIQKELVKLKFEDPVGRQIVLTGGGAELKGIADYAQTALGCAVRVGRPRGLTAMPEAHAGSAFATLAGLARFAASDPVDLRALESPHQMVTRTSPVAMFQRLMAAFRANY encoded by the coding sequence ATGGCCAAGCCAGTACCAGAAGGCCTGATTACGGCACTCGATGTCGGTTCATCGAAAGTCTGCGCGTTGATCGCGCAGAAGGGCGATGGCGGCGAACTGATCGTGCTGGGCACCGGCCAGCGCGAGAGCCGGGGCGTGAAGCGCGGCTATGTCGCCGACATGCACGCCACCGAACTGGCGATCCGCGAGGCGGTGGAGCAGGCGGAGCGTATCGCCGGCACCAATATCGAGGATGTGTGGGTCAGCTTTTCCGCGGGCGGGCTCATCTCCGATATCGTAAAGCTTGAAGTCGATCTGGGCGGCCATCGCGTCGAACAGGGCGATATCGATGCGCTGCTGCGCGCCGGGCGCGACGCGATTGACCCGATGGGGCGCATGGTGCTGCACGCACAGCCGACGCGCTACACGCTCGACGGGCTGGCGGGGGTGAAGCGTCCGCTGGGGCTGCACGCCGATCGTCTGGGTGTCGACGTGCATATCGTCGCGACCGAAGGCTCGCCGGTGCGCAATCTCGACATGTGCGTCCGTTCGGCGCATCTCGAAGTCAAATCGATCATCGCCGCACCCGTTGCGACCGGGCTTTCCTGCCTGTCGGACGAAGAGCGTGAGCTGGGTGTCGCACTGGTCGAAATCGGCGCGGGCGTGACCAACGTGTCGGTGTTCGAGGGCGGCGTGCTTGCCGGTCTCGCTTCGATTCCGATGGGATCGGCGGACATCACCGACGATATCGCATCTGCCTTCGGCACGCGCCGCGCATGGGCCGAGCGCGCCAAATGCTTCCACGGATCGGCGAATACCACGCCGCGCGACAATCACGACATGATCGATGCCGTGCCGGTGAATGCCGAGGAAGGCGCCGAAGGCAACCGCATCACCAAGGCGCAACTGATCGCAGTGATCCGCCAGCGGCTCGACCGGCTGATGCAGGAAATCCAGAAGGAGCTGGTGAAGCTCAAATTCGAGGATCCGGTGGGGCGCCAGATCGTGCTGACCGGCGGCGGTGCCGAGTTGAAGGGCATTGCCGATTATGCGCAGACCGCACTGGGTTGCGCCGTGCGGGTCGGACGCCCACGTGGGCTGACGGCGATGCCCGAGGCGCATGCCGGATCGGCCTTTGCCACGCTGGCAGGGCTGGCACGGTTCGCCGCGAGCGATCCGGTTGACCTGCGCGCGCTGGAATCACCGCATCAGATGGTTACGAGGACCAGCCCGGTTGCCATGTTTCAACGTCTTATGGCGGCGTTTCGGGCGAATTATTAA